The Chloroflexota bacterium genome includes the window GCCCTGCGGCGGTGCCTGGCGGAGGGAAGCCTGATCGCGTGCGACGTGGTGTGGGCAGAGGTGGCGGCTGCGTTCGAGAATCCGGAAGCCGCCGCCGGTGCCCTGGATGGGCTCGAGGTGGGTTATGACGGCGTCGATCGCGACGCGGCGCTGAAAGCAGGGGCGGCTTGGCGCCGCTATCGGACGAAAGGCGGGACCCGTCGCCGGATCGTGCCCGACCTGATCATCGGTGCCCATGCCGCGGCTCGTGCGGAGCGGTTGCTTACCCGCGACCGCGGGTTCTATCGGTCCTCGTTCGCCAAACTCACGATTCTCGATCCCAGGTATCGGTCCCCTACTCGCGACTGATCGGCGCCGCTACAGTACGGCCGTGGGCGATTACTCCCGTCAGGAAGCCGCGGAGCGGGCCGGGATCAGCCTCGAGGAGCTGAACCAGCTGGTCGAGCTGGGCATCCTGACCCCCCGCGAGGGGGATCGGCTCACCTCCGGAGACGTTCGCAAGGCAGGGCTGGTGCGGAGCCTGGGGGCGACGGGCGTGCCCCTGGAGGGCATCGGTGCTGCCGTGCGGAGCGGGACCTTCCCCCTCGAGTTCATGGACTCCCCCGCCTACGAGCGCTTCTCGGTGCTCAGCAGCGAGACCTTCCGGGAGGTCAGCCAGCGGACCGGGATCCCGGTCGATTTTCTGATGGTCATCCGGGAAGCGGCGGGCTCCGCGCAGCCGAGCCCCGATGACCGCGTCCGCGAGGCCGAGCTGGCCGTCCTCCCGCTTGGCGAGCTCTTCCTGGGCGCAGGGTTACGTCCCGTGGCCGTCGAGCGCGTCCTGCGTGTGTACGGTGAGAGCCTGCGTCGAATTGCCGAAGTGGAAGCCGACTTTTGGCGGACCGAGGTCATCATGCCGCTGCTCGCCGCGGGCAGTTTGGCGACCGATGTCACCCAAGGCAAACTCGCCGAGGAGTTTTCGGCTCGTGCCGACGATGCGGTATTGGCGCTCCTTCACCTCCACCAGACCCATGCCTGGACCGCCAACATCATCGCCGGCTTCGAGCTGGTCATGGACCAGGCTGGGCTCCATCGCCGCCTCGAGCGGCCGCCGGCGATGTGCTTCCTCGACCTCACCGGCTACACCCGTCTGACCGCCGAACGCGGCGACGAGGCCGCCGCCCAGCTGGCGACCGACCTCAGCCGGCTCGTGCAGCGGACATCGGTCCAGCACGGCGGGAAGCCGGTGAAATGGCTCGGCGACGGGGTGATGTTCTACTTCCCCGACCCCGGCCCGGGTGTGGTGGCCGCGCTCGAGATGGCGGAGGGCGTGACAAACGCGGAGCTGCCGCCGGCGCACGTGGGCCTGCATGCCGGCCCGGTGGTGTTCCAGGAGGGCGACTACTTCGGGCAGACCGTGAACGTCGCCTCCCGGATCGCCGAGTACGCCCGACCGGGGGAGGTGCTCGTCAGCCAGGCCGTGGTGGACGCCGCTTCCGGGGCACCGGTGGCGTTCACCGACATCGGCGAGGTGGAGCTCAAGGGCGTGTCCGGCGCCGTCCACCTCCACGCCGCCCATCGCGGGGGCTCCTGACCGGTCAGACCTCGACCAGATCCCGACGATTGTCGGATTCCGGCATGCCCGCCCGTTGTCAGTAGTAGCAGGAGCTTCAACTACGCTGCCTGTGCCGGAGGACGTCGCATTGAGGGTTTCGCTCGTGGACGAGGAGCCGAGGGTGGCTGTCGGGGCGGTCGGGGCTGTCGACGCCGTCGAGGCCCCCGAGATCGAGCCCGAGCGGCTGGATCCGGCACTCTTCGGGTCGCTCTACCAGAAGCACCGCCTCTCGGTGTACCGCTACCTGCGCGCACGCACACAGAGCGACGCCGACGCGCTCGACCTTGCCGCCGACACCTTTGAGCGAGCGTTCGCGAGCCTCGGGCGGTTCCGCCGACGTGATGGCGGGGTCCAGGCGTGGCTGTTGCGCATCGCGAGGAACACCGCGATTGATGCCCATCGTCGGCGCCGACCAACGGTCGGCCTGGCGGGCGCGGATGCCCATCTGGGCCGGATCGCGGTCGAGGCCGATCGGCAGGACCAGGAGCGCGTCGAGATCCTCGATCTTGTCGGCCGGCTCCCAAGCGATCAGCGCGAGGCGCTCCTCCTTCGATATGGCAGCGGGTTGACGGCGAGGGAGATCGGCGTCGCGATCGGGAAGCGCGAAGGCGCAGTCCAGAAGCAGATTGAGCGCGGGCTGGCCGCGCTGCGGGAGGCCCTTGATGACCACGCATAACGAGATTGAGACCAGGCTTCGCCAGGCGTTCGAGGTGTCCCCCTCAGAGGATGGCCTGCGCTGGCTCGACCAGCGCGTCGCCCAGGTGGCGGCTGGACAGACAGCGATTTCCCGCCGCGGCGTGCCCAACTTGCGCGTCTTCCTTCGACCACTGGCCCTCGTCGCAGCGTTCGTGCTCCTCACCGGTGCCGTGGTCGCGGCGATGGGTCTTCTCGAGCGAATGGTCGAGGAGTCGTCCATCCCCGGTTGGCGTGTGGCCTGGGACCGGGCCGAGATCCTCGGCATCCAGCAGACTGATGCCGGGCTCACGATCACCCTCGAGCGCGCCTATGCAGATCTCAACCAGGTGTTGGTCGGTTTCACCGTCGAGGGCCTGGGAGACGCGGCGATCTCAGACCAAGGGGATCGCGCTCCAATCGAGTGGATTGCCGAACTCCGTGATCCAACGGGCCGGACATCGGATCAGTGGGCGCCCAGTATGCTCGCCATGGGCCTCGAAGAGACCATGCTGTCAGCTGTCGTGCAGACGTGGTTGGGGACCCCCGCCCCGGTGGCCGGGACCTGGGAGCTGACCATCACCTCAGTTGGATACAACAGCGGCACGTGGTCCTCCGGCGAATGCACCGTCGGAGCCACCGACCCAGCATGCGTGAACCCGCCTGCCAACGCCATGGTCGAAGGCACCTGGCGATTCGAGTTCCAGCTGCCCGAACCCACCGGAACGGTCGTCTCGCTCGACGTGAGTGACACGGCTGGCGACGCCACCCTGCACCTCACCGAGCTTCGGGTCACGCCGAGCATGATCAGGTACCGGATCGCGCTGGATGTTGCCGGCAACCCGGTCGCGTACTGGGGATGGCCGAACCCATCGGTCTCAAACGGCAGTGCCGCATACATCACGAACTCGGCCACGCACATCCTGACCGGGGATCTGACTCAGGGGTCCGACATGGAGTACTCCACCTCCGCCGGGGCCGATGCGGCCACGGGCACCTGGGAGATCGTGATCCCCGAGCTGACGTACGGCCTGACCAACGACGAGGTGATCCACCTCAGCGGTCCGTGGACGCTCACGGTGACAGTCCCATAGAGCGTAGGCCGGCCGCTCGAAGCGCTGTACCGTAGAGGAAACACGCTGAAGGAGTGATCCGTGGCCAAGTACCTAGTTATCGGCCGTTATACCGCGGAGGGAGCGAAGGGGGTGCTCAAGGAAGGCGGCTCCGGCCGGCGCGACGCGGCCCGCCAGATCCTCGAGTCGGTGGGCGGCACGCTGGAGTCGCTGTACTGGGGTTTCGGCAAGGATGACTTCTATGCCACCGTCGAGCTGCCGAGCCACGCCGCCGCGGCTGCCGCCAGCTTGGCCATCAGCGCC containing:
- a CDS encoding type II toxin-antitoxin system VapC family toxin; this translates as MITAVDTNVLLDVFAADPHFGPSSRDALRRCLAEGSLIACDVVWAEVAAAFENPEAAAGALDGLEVGYDGVDRDAALKAGAAWRRYRTKGGTRRRIVPDLIIGAHAAARAERLLTRDRGFYRSSFAKLTILDPRYRSPTRD
- a CDS encoding adenylate/guanylate cyclase domain-containing protein, encoding MGDYSRQEAAERAGISLEELNQLVELGILTPREGDRLTSGDVRKAGLVRSLGATGVPLEGIGAAVRSGTFPLEFMDSPAYERFSVLSSETFREVSQRTGIPVDFLMVIREAAGSAQPSPDDRVREAELAVLPLGELFLGAGLRPVAVERVLRVYGESLRRIAEVEADFWRTEVIMPLLAAGSLATDVTQGKLAEEFSARADDAVLALLHLHQTHAWTANIIAGFELVMDQAGLHRRLERPPAMCFLDLTGYTRLTAERGDEAAAQLATDLSRLVQRTSVQHGGKPVKWLGDGVMFYFPDPGPGVVAALEMAEGVTNAELPPAHVGLHAGPVVFQEGDYFGQTVNVASRIAEYARPGEVLVSQAVVDAASGAPVAFTDIGEVELKGVSGAVHLHAAHRGGS
- a CDS encoding RNA polymerase sigma factor; the protein is MAVGAVGAVDAVEAPEIEPERLDPALFGSLYQKHRLSVYRYLRARTQSDADALDLAADTFERAFASLGRFRRRDGGVQAWLLRIARNTAIDAHRRRRPTVGLAGADAHLGRIAVEADRQDQERVEILDLVGRLPSDQREALLLRYGSGLTAREIGVAIGKREGAVQKQIERGLAALREALDDHA
- a CDS encoding DUF4179 domain-containing protein yields the protein MTTHNEIETRLRQAFEVSPSEDGLRWLDQRVAQVAAGQTAISRRGVPNLRVFLRPLALVAAFVLLTGAVVAAMGLLERMVEESSIPGWRVAWDRAEILGIQQTDAGLTITLERAYADLNQVLVGFTVEGLGDAAISDQGDRAPIEWIAELRDPTGRTSDQWAPSMLAMGLEETMLSAVVQTWLGTPAPVAGTWELTITSVGYNSGTWSSGECTVGATDPACVNPPANAMVEGTWRFEFQLPEPTGTVVSLDVSDTAGDATLHLTELRVTPSMIRYRIALDVAGNPVAYWGWPNPSVSNGSAAYITNSATHILTGDLTQGSDMEYSTSAGADAATGTWEIVIPELTYGLTNDEVIHLSGPWTLTVTVP
- a CDS encoding GYD domain-containing protein, which encodes MAKYLVIGRYTAEGAKGVLKEGGSGRRDAARQILESVGGTLESLYWGFGKDDFYATVELPSHAAAAAASLAISASGSVNVRSIPLMTAEDIDAATKLSPSFRRPGA